CACATTTAAATACTAAGTAAAGTCGCCTTATGAACActgcaaacaaatatcacaagtCATATTTTGATCTACACTCATCCAGTTAAAACGCATCCACTCTAAGCTGGTAtatttttctttccttttttacttaaaattatgaaattcaAAGGTCTTGTTTGGTATgagcattatttctttcaaaaccGGTGGCAAAATTCTAAACCGATGAAAATTCGGAAAATTACACTTGATTTCCCAAAAGTTCCAAGCGCAAGTTTTGGATTTTATTAAACCGGAAGTGTCCGCAGCATTCTTTGTAGCATCGGACACGCATTCTAGTCTAGTCTAGTACTtttaagtatgaaaaaatgatgaaacattGCACTTcgttaaaaagtatttattgtttgtttttgtatttttgtggtctaaaacaatatgttttatttatacgaTGAACTTTTAAAACTTTACAATTCGTATTTAAGTACGAGGAATTTAGCTTAATCTTCGAGAGCTATTTTAAGCGAGACGTCTTACAAGAAATGTGGTTGTAAACTGgaaaatacacaataaatatGCAAAGTCGTTGCATGTTCATCGAAGAGAGGGGTAAGGTCCGATACTGAGACAACAACGCATTGTATAAAGAATCTAACAATATGGACAAAAGTAAACGCCATGTTTTACATTTAGCTAAACGTATTTATGATCTTGTCGTCttttcgaaataaataaatacgttAGAACTTTGGTCAAGTGTAGGTGGTAGTTGATGTAGTAGCTAATAATGGCATTGGGTTGATCGTGGGCTTGAATAAATGTACcttctattttaaatttgtttaaccaAAATATATTATGGCATACTTTAAAAAACCTATTTTCGTCAAATTGCAACGTTCCTAGTATTTGCTTTAAATGTAGGTTGATGTTTGCCGCATATGCGAATATGTTACTACAGTTTGCATTCGTTCAAAACGGACCTTCAGCAATGTCTTTTTACAAGATAAGCTTCCGGAATTCAGTATATATACAAATAGATCATGTGCAAAGCCTGTTAGTTCAATTCACAAACAATTAATGCGTGTACAAAGCTCTTTTCCGGTGTGTTGCATCGCAACGCGTACAGAAAGTTCAGTTTTTCCAAATTCAAACTGAACATTGAACATTCTATCTTTGTCATCAGAACACGCATCGTGTTCTATTACGATATTTCCAATCATTTTACATCCGCTTTCCTTGATGTACTTTGGATTCTTCTCTGATGATGTAAACACTTTGATCATTGTTAAATCAGTTCCCATGGCTGACACGAAGGACTTGCTAACAACCTCTCCAGTTTTGAATTCTTCATCTTTTTCAACAAATCTCTCGAATAATGTCACAATATTCGTGCCTCTGTCAAATTCAACCATTGATGCATCATGCTTCAACCTGTCATAAGGCACTGGCTTTCCGATACCATAAGAAAAGTTCATCTTTCTTGCACGAACCGAGGATGGGTTCATGCCATACCTTACAGCTCCCTTCAGGACGGCAAGTTCAGGATTTCTAGGTACAAACATGTTTGTTATCGAGCCTACCTTCTGCGTTATCTCGTCTTTCAAAAGCTGACAATTCGCAAACCCACCCACAAGCAACATGATATCGATGTTTTTCAGGTGTGGCTTGTGAAGTAATTCGCAAATTAGACTGCCTATGTTTTTGACCGGCAATCGAAAGCAGCTTTCAATTACATTGCGTCCGATACGAATTCTCTTCCctcttttcttcaaaattttGACATCATTTTGAAACCCGAGGGAGTTTATATTTTCCATCAAGTTTTGCTCACCAGTG
Above is a genomic segment from Mya arenaria isolate MELC-2E11 chromosome 2, ASM2691426v1 containing:
- the LOC128224760 gene encoding heat shock 70 kDa protein 12A-like isoform X2; this encodes MCTVSLSIQVIIWTQQAWIENECILLALEPEAATSWCKRKQEEIDPKGPLSKKDANIMVVDVGGGTVDISVSQKTEKGGIKLIQKPEGGAWGGTAVDKTFLRFLDEVFGQEAIEKLRDEALVEYYEILTTFEVQKRDSNIESLTLHVPTLIDITGEQNLMENINSLGFQNDVKILKKRGKRIRIGRNVIESCFRLPVKNIGSLICELLHKPHLKNIDIMLLVGGFANCQLLKDEITQKVGSITNMFVPRNPELAVLKGAVRYGMNPSSVRARKMNFSYGIGKPVPYDRLKHDASMVEFDRGTNIVTLFERFVEKDEEFKTGEVVSKSFVSAMGTDLTMIKVFTSSEKNPKYIKESGCKMIGNIVIEHDACSDDKDRMFNVQFEFGKTELSVRVAMQHTGKELCTRINCL
- the LOC128224760 gene encoding heat shock 70 kDa protein 12A-like isoform X1, with the protein product MQFDSFGYEAEKKYKRLLADEEEAGWHLFRQFKMKLHTSEEGMDRNVKLKSIDGQEQRAMPIFSMAIEYLKREAMKQINETTDGLRDTDVLFVITVPAIWNDSAKQFMREAAIQAGIENECILLALEPEAATSWCKRKQEEIDPKGPLSKKDANIMVVDVGGGTVDISVSQKTEKGGIKLIQKPEGGAWGGTAVDKTFLRFLDEVFGQEAIEKLRDEALVEYYEILTTFEVQKRDSNIESLTLHVPTLIDITGEQNLMENINSLGFQNDVKILKKRGKRIRIGRNVIESCFRLPVKNIGSLICELLHKPHLKNIDIMLLVGGFANCQLLKDEITQKVGSITNMFVPRNPELAVLKGAVRYGMNPSSVRARKMNFSYGIGKPVPYDRLKHDASMVEFDRGTNIVTLFERFVEKDEEFKTGEVVSKSFVSAMGTDLTMIKVFTSSEKNPKYIKESGCKMIGNIVIEHDACSDDKDRMFNVQFEFGKTELSVRVAMQHTGKELCTRINCL